The following are encoded in a window of Streptomyces sp. 11x1 genomic DNA:
- a CDS encoding FAD-dependent oxidoreductase, with amino-acid sequence MQQHRIIVLGAGYTGASAAGRLAKRLHRADVAITLVNAEPDFVERVRMHQLAVGQELKPRPFDELFEGTGVEVKLAEVAGVDADRRTVTVVDAQGAARQELEYDTLVYALGSGWNPQGVPGTAEHAHEISSRPGALRLRERLARLDAGQPVVIVGGGLTGVEAATEIAEARPDLDVALVARGGFGDWLSDKGRGHLRKVFAGLGITVHEHTAVTAVEADRVLTDGTTVPAAVTVWATGFAVHPIAEASTLEVSGTGRIVVDGTMRSVSHPEVYAIGDAALVMGPGDKPLRMSCASGVPTSWQAADTIAARLTGGKLPKIGIRYYQQCVSLGRKEGLIQFVTADDRAVPKALTGRLAAVYKELICKGAAWSVANPTVGMPVRRRRTVQPTGRVDQAARAGRTDAGGPAGQGDSTEKVAA; translated from the coding sequence GATCACCCTCGTCAACGCCGAGCCCGACTTCGTCGAGCGCGTCCGGATGCACCAGCTCGCAGTCGGCCAGGAGCTCAAGCCCCGCCCCTTCGACGAGCTGTTCGAGGGCACAGGCGTCGAGGTGAAGCTCGCCGAGGTCGCCGGTGTCGACGCCGACCGCAGGACCGTCACCGTGGTCGACGCGCAGGGCGCCGCGCGGCAGGAACTGGAGTACGACACCCTCGTCTACGCCCTCGGCAGCGGCTGGAACCCCCAGGGCGTCCCCGGCACCGCCGAGCACGCCCACGAGATCTCCAGCCGGCCCGGCGCGCTCCGGCTGCGCGAGCGGCTGGCCCGGCTGGACGCGGGACAGCCCGTGGTGATCGTCGGCGGCGGGCTCACCGGCGTGGAGGCCGCCACCGAGATCGCCGAGGCCCGCCCCGACCTGGATGTCGCCCTCGTGGCCCGCGGCGGCTTCGGCGACTGGCTCTCCGACAAGGGGCGAGGGCATCTGCGGAAGGTCTTCGCCGGGCTCGGCATCACCGTGCACGAGCACACCGCCGTCACCGCCGTCGAAGCCGACCGCGTCCTGACCGATGGGACGACCGTCCCGGCCGCGGTCACCGTCTGGGCCACCGGCTTCGCCGTCCACCCGATCGCCGAGGCCAGCACCCTGGAGGTCTCCGGCACGGGCCGGATCGTGGTCGACGGGACCATGCGTTCGGTCTCGCACCCCGAGGTGTACGCCATCGGTGACGCGGCCCTGGTGATGGGCCCCGGCGACAAGCCGCTGCGGATGTCGTGCGCCTCCGGCGTTCCCACCTCGTGGCAGGCCGCCGACACCATCGCGGCCCGCCTGACCGGCGGAAAGCTCCCGAAGATCGGGATCCGCTACTACCAGCAGTGTGTCTCGCTCGGCCGCAAGGAGGGCCTGATCCAGTTCGTCACCGCGGACGACCGGGCCGTCCCGAAGGCCCTCACCGGCCGCCTCGCCGCCGTCTACAAGGAGCTCATCTGCAAGGGCGCGGCCTGGAGCGTCGCCAACCCGACGGTGGGCATGCCGGTCCGCCGCCGCCGCACGGTACAGCCGACCGGCAGGGTGGACCAGGCGGCCCGGGCGGGCCGCACGGACGCGGGGGGCCCGGCAGGGCAGGGGGACTCGACGGAGAAGGTCGCGGCCTGA